One part of the Chryseobacterium mulctrae genome encodes these proteins:
- a CDS encoding ABC transporter ATP-binding protein yields MLVIQDLNKSYDTGKSKLHVLKGINLNISEGEFVSIMGSSGSGKSTLLNIIGILDEKDSGTYELDGIPIEHLNEVKAAEYRSKFLGFVFQSFNLIGYKTAIENVALPLYYQNVSRKERNQKALEYLEKVGLAQWANHLPNELSGGQKQRVAIARALITDPKVILADEPTGALDSKTTHDIMKLLQDINNEGKTIIVVTHEPDVAAQTKRNVILRDGIIESDEFIKQIVL; encoded by the coding sequence ATGTTAGTAATTCAGGATCTCAATAAATCATACGATACGGGCAAGAGTAAACTGCACGTTCTCAAAGGAATTAACCTCAATATCTCTGAAGGTGAATTTGTCTCTATTATGGGAAGTTCAGGTTCCGGAAAATCAACTTTGCTGAATATTATCGGAATTTTGGATGAAAAAGATTCAGGTACTTATGAGCTGGATGGAATTCCTATCGAACACCTAAATGAAGTGAAAGCTGCAGAATACCGCTCAAAATTTCTAGGATTTGTATTTCAGTCTTTCAATTTGATTGGGTACAAAACTGCTATAGAAAATGTGGCTCTTCCTTTATATTATCAAAATGTTTCAAGAAAAGAAAGAAACCAAAAAGCTTTAGAATATTTGGAGAAAGTAGGATTGGCACAATGGGCAAATCACTTACCAAATGAACTTTCGGGTGGACAAAAACAGAGAGTTGCCATTGCAAGAGCATTAATTACAGATCCAAAAGTAATTCTTGCCGATGAGCCAACCGGAGCATTAGATTCAAAAACCACGCATGATATTATGAAGCTTCTTCAGGATATCAACAACGAAGGAAAAACAATCATCGTTGTAACCCACGAACCTGATGTTGCTGCTCAAACCAAAAGAAACGTCATCTTACGAGACGGAATTATAGAAAGTGATGAGTTTATAAAACAAATCGTTTTGTAG
- a CDS encoding ABC transporter permease, producing the protein MFDLDRWQEIFSSIRSNVLRTVLSGFTVALGLFIFIVLFGIGKGLQNAFTEGFARDAQNLISIFTGKTTIAYNGLQSDRQVTMDNDDYDFLINNDKEKVGYSSPRYTANLMVKYGKESGNYQINGADTEEKYIENRKMLEGRYLSPMDLQRKQNVAVIGRMVQRDLIKNGSPVGKDLDINGTMFKIVGVFSDDGGDWDERHISIPITTLQQMKKGSDTVSTVYIAYNENLNPEQAIKYGDELKSRLKSRKNVSPDDENGVRVWNNAQNMSDTFTFMAVLTGIVGFIGIGTLLAGIIGISNIMVYIVKERTKEIGVRKAIGAKPGSIVALIVQESVVITVVSGFVGVGLGVLALNLIGDNLEEYFIKNPSVGWFEIIAAFIALVFSGLIAGFVPAYRASKIKPIEALRTE; encoded by the coding sequence ATGTTTGACCTAGATCGTTGGCAGGAAATATTCAGTTCAATTCGCAGTAATGTATTGCGAACGGTGCTTTCGGGCTTTACCGTGGCTTTGGGTCTGTTTATTTTTATTGTTCTTTTCGGAATTGGGAAAGGTTTGCAGAATGCTTTCACCGAAGGTTTTGCAAGAGATGCCCAAAACCTGATTTCTATTTTTACAGGAAAAACAACGATTGCTTACAATGGTTTGCAGTCTGACCGACAAGTGACGATGGATAATGATGATTACGATTTCTTGATTAATAACGACAAAGAAAAAGTAGGATATTCATCTCCAAGATATACAGCAAATTTGATGGTAAAATACGGCAAAGAAAGCGGTAATTATCAGATCAACGGAGCCGATACCGAAGAAAAATATATCGAAAACAGGAAAATGTTGGAAGGTCGCTATCTTTCACCGATGGATTTGCAGCGTAAACAAAATGTTGCGGTTATTGGTAGAATGGTACAGCGAGATTTGATTAAAAACGGAAGCCCAGTTGGTAAAGATTTAGATATCAACGGAACGATGTTTAAAATAGTCGGTGTTTTTTCTGATGATGGCGGAGACTGGGACGAAAGACATATTTCTATTCCGATTACCACTTTGCAGCAGATGAAAAAAGGATCAGATACGGTGAGTACAGTGTATATCGCTTATAATGAAAATTTGAATCCGGAGCAGGCAATAAAATATGGTGATGAACTGAAAAGCCGTTTAAAATCAAGGAAAAATGTTTCTCCTGATGACGAAAACGGAGTTCGTGTCTGGAACAACGCCCAAAATATGAGCGATACTTTTACGTTTATGGCTGTTCTTACCGGAATTGTAGGTTTTATCGGAATTGGAACTTTATTGGCAGGAATTATTGGGATCAGCAACATCATGGTTTATATCGTAAAAGAACGAACCAAAGAAATCGGTGTAAGAAAAGCGATCGGTGCAAAACCGGGAAGTATTGTTGCATTGATTGTTCAGGAAAGTGTTGTGATTACCGTTGTTTCAGGATTTGTAGGCGTTGGATTGGGAGTTTTAGCTTTAAATTTAATTGGAGATAATTTAGAAGAATATTTTATTAAAAATCCAAGTGTAGGTTGGTTTGAAATTATCGCCGCATTTATTGCTTTGGTATTTTCAGGTTTGATCGCCGGATTTGTTCCCGCTTACAGGGCTTCGAAAATTAAACCGATTGAAGCATTAAGAACAGAATAA
- a CDS encoding ABC transporter permease, with protein sequence MNILFKKDTWQEIYYSLKNNKLRTFLTMIGVGWGMFLYVVLLGSAKGMENGFDKLFSGFATNSIFLWAQNTSIPYEGFPKGRQMNLKLQDIDMLQRKVNEIEYISPKNSRGNFGSAGEQMSRNGKTATYNLNGDYPIGNKISEKKLIYGRYLNDADVSQNKNVAVIGEEVYKNFFDSKKKENPIGKSINVKGIFFNVIGVFRVKKGGGMDNDQTVFIPLSTFTKIFNDGDNVDVFAIVSKPNADVNFVEDKVKDELKKKNQVSPEDTNAFGSFNLGKEFKKLTGFLSGMQLLTIIVGTLTILAGVIAISNILLITVKERTKEIGIRRALGAKPSEVRNQILLESVVITLSSGLLGFIFGIFVLMIANSLTQNQDDFPFYNPTVNYGNVFSAMAVMVILGLIIGMIPAQRAVKIRPIEALRSE encoded by the coding sequence GTGAACATTTTATTTAAAAAAGATACATGGCAGGAGATTTATTATTCACTCAAGAATAATAAGCTTCGTACGTTTCTTACCATGATTGGCGTGGGTTGGGGAATGTTCCTTTATGTAGTTTTACTGGGTTCTGCAAAAGGAATGGAAAACGGTTTTGATAAATTGTTTTCTGGTTTTGCAACGAATTCTATTTTTCTTTGGGCGCAAAATACATCGATTCCTTATGAAGGTTTTCCGAAAGGAAGGCAAATGAATCTGAAACTTCAGGATATCGATATGTTGCAACGAAAAGTGAATGAAATTGAATATATCTCTCCAAAAAACTCAAGAGGTAATTTCGGATCTGCAGGCGAACAAATGTCGAGAAACGGAAAGACTGCAACCTATAATTTAAATGGAGATTACCCGATCGGGAATAAAATTTCAGAGAAAAAATTGATTTACGGGAGGTATCTTAACGACGCAGATGTTTCGCAAAATAAAAATGTAGCGGTAATTGGGGAAGAGGTGTATAAAAACTTTTTCGATTCTAAAAAGAAGGAAAATCCGATTGGAAAATCAATCAATGTAAAAGGAATTTTCTTTAATGTAATCGGAGTTTTCAGAGTAAAAAAAGGAGGCGGAATGGATAATGACCAAACTGTTTTTATTCCACTTTCTACGTTCACCAAAATATTTAACGACGGAGATAATGTAGATGTTTTTGCGATTGTAAGCAAGCCGAATGCAGATGTAAATTTCGTAGAAGATAAAGTAAAAGACGAGCTGAAAAAGAAAAATCAGGTTTCACCGGAAGATACCAATGCTTTTGGAAGTTTTAATCTTGGAAAAGAATTTAAAAAACTAACCGGATTTTTAAGTGGAATGCAGCTTTTAACCATCATTGTAGGAACATTAACGATTCTTGCAGGAGTTATTGCCATTTCAAACATCTTATTGATTACGGTAAAAGAAAGAACCAAAGAAATTGGCATCAGAAGAGCTTTAGGCGCAAAACCTTCGGAAGTAAGAAACCAGATTTTGTTGGAAAGTGTTGTGATTACACTAAGTTCGGGTTTACTCGGATTTATTTTCGGGATTTTTGTTTTAATGATTGCGAATTCGTTAACACAAAATCAGGATGATTTTCCGTTTTATAATCCAACAGTCAACTACGGAAATGTTTTCAGTGCAATGGCGGTGATGGTGATTTTAGGTTTAATTATCGGAATGATTCCTGCACAGAGAGCGGTAAAAATACGTCCGATTGAAGCATTGAGAAGTGAATAA
- a CDS encoding efflux RND transporter periplasmic adaptor subunit — protein sequence MKKKFTWKKGIYIFLGLLFAVALFSGISYVVKSNSKQNEAFLTRKPSIQNMEDKVMATGKIVPKEEIEIKPNIAGIIDKILVDEGDRVEAGQLIATVRIIPNIAEVNNAQQEVVNSQLQISNAKMNVDNMQKQFAMQDKLFKQGVISKQEFLNSQQQLYSMQQSVKNANQQLQTAQKRLQIVKTGATPELQGLATTQIRSKAAGTVLEVPVKVGSQVIEANSFNAGTTICSIADLNSLIFQGEIDEAQAGKLKQGMDMKIVIGALQNKTFPGKLTMIAPKGKDTNGTIKFPVEGDVNNPNNEYIRAGFSANGEIVMSSQKNALLLDESLIQYEKKNGKDIPFVEVKQKDGKFKKVYVKLGASDGINVQILSGIDKNSDVKVWNPSDKDKEELKEKAKK from the coding sequence ATGAAAAAGAAATTTACCTGGAAAAAAGGCATTTACATCTTTTTGGGGCTTTTGTTTGCAGTAGCATTATTTTCAGGAATCAGTTATGTTGTAAAATCAAATTCCAAGCAAAATGAAGCTTTCCTTACGAGAAAACCTTCCATTCAGAATATGGAAGATAAAGTGATGGCAACCGGAAAAATTGTTCCTAAAGAAGAAATTGAAATCAAGCCAAACATTGCAGGAATTATTGATAAAATTTTAGTTGATGAAGGAGATAGAGTAGAAGCCGGGCAATTGATTGCAACAGTGAGAATTATTCCGAACATTGCCGAAGTAAATAATGCACAACAGGAAGTGGTAAATTCTCAACTTCAGATAAGCAATGCAAAAATGAATGTTGATAATATGCAGAAGCAATTTGCGATGCAGGATAAACTTTTCAAACAGGGAGTAATCTCAAAGCAAGAATTTCTAAATTCTCAGCAGCAGTTATATTCAATGCAGCAAAGCGTGAAAAATGCTAATCAGCAACTTCAGACTGCGCAAAAAAGATTGCAGATTGTAAAAACGGGTGCAACTCCTGAATTACAAGGTTTGGCAACAACACAAATCCGTTCTAAAGCTGCAGGAACCGTTCTTGAAGTTCCCGTAAAAGTAGGAAGTCAGGTAATTGAAGCCAACTCTTTCAATGCAGGAACTACAATTTGTTCGATTGCGGATCTGAATTCATTGATCTTTCAGGGAGAAATTGATGAAGCTCAAGCCGGAAAACTAAAGCAGGGAATGGATATGAAAATCGTTATCGGAGCTTTGCAGAATAAAACGTTTCCCGGGAAACTGACGATGATTGCACCAAAAGGAAAAGATACCAACGGAACCATTAAATTCCCGGTTGAAGGTGATGTAAACAATCCAAATAACGAATACATCAGAGCCGGATTTTCTGCCAATGGAGAAATCGTAATGAGCTCTCAGAAAAATGCATTGCTTTTGGATGAATCTTTAATTCAGTACGAAAAGAAAAACGGAAAAGACATTCCTTTTGTTGAGGTAAAACAAAAAGACGGGAAGTTTAAGAAAGTCTATGTGAAATTAGGAGCAAGCGACGGAATTAATGTACAGATTCTTTCAGGTATTGATAAAAACTCTGATGTGAAAGTCTGGAATCCTTCAGATAAAGATAAAGAAGAGCTGAAAGAGAAAGCGAAGAAATAA
- a CDS encoding ArsR/SmtB family transcription factor translates to MGLTKTEIFSEKQNRLATLFKVLGHPARIAILQHIINQKACICNDLVEELGLAQATISQHLKELKNIGIIKGSIEGKSVCYCIDEKVWKTVQDELGMFFTQDIQSESCC, encoded by the coding sequence ATGGGACTTACAAAGACAGAGATTTTTAGCGAAAAGCAAAACAGATTGGCAACGCTTTTCAAAGTTTTAGGACATCCTGCAAGAATTGCAATTTTGCAGCATATTATCAATCAAAAAGCTTGTATTTGTAATGATTTGGTAGAAGAATTGGGTTTGGCACAAGCTACGATTTCACAACATTTAAAAGAGCTGAAAAATATCGGAATCATCAAAGGTTCTATCGAAGGAAAATCTGTTTGTTACTGTATTGATGAGAAAGTCTGGAAAACAGTTCAAGATGAATTAGGAATGTTTTTTACTCAGGATATTCAATCAGAATCATGCTGTTAA
- a CDS encoding DUF6428 family protein, which produces MKLSKIKEILPSLENVEFQLENGTFVPEHFHVTEVGQITKNFIDCGGVIRSEKVVNFQLWDADDFEHRLKPGKLLSIIKLSEEKLGIEDSEIEVEYQAETIGKYDLEFNGKHFVLVNKTTACLAQDACGIPSEKQKKNLSELTSNSGNSCEPGSGCC; this is translated from the coding sequence ATGAAACTTTCAAAAATTAAAGAAATTTTACCATCATTAGAAAATGTAGAATTTCAGTTGGAAAACGGAACATTTGTACCGGAACATTTTCACGTAACAGAAGTAGGGCAAATCACCAAAAACTTTATCGATTGTGGTGGAGTAATTCGTTCAGAAAAAGTAGTGAATTTCCAGCTCTGGGATGCTGATGATTTTGAACATCGCCTGAAACCGGGAAAACTTTTAAGCATTATCAAACTTTCTGAAGAAAAATTGGGAATAGAAGATTCGGAAATTGAAGTGGAATATCAAGCTGAAACTATCGGGAAATACGATTTGGAATTCAACGGGAAACATTTTGTATTGGTTAACAAAACGACAGCCTGCTTAGCTCAGGATGCTTGCGGAATTCCTTCAGAAAAACAAAAGAAAAATCTATCAGAATTAACTTCAAATTCAGGAAATTCTTGTGAACCTGGAAGTGGATGTTGTTAA
- a CDS encoding low molecular weight phosphatase family protein, which translates to MKQQIKERCEIISKNFKEINPERKVLLEKLANHIQEKFNSGKEINLVYVCTHNSRRSHLGQIWAKVAADFYGFNINTFSAGTEATAFNQNAINALRSAGFDVKKLEEINNPKYEVIFGENKSSLCFSKTIDDGTLPKENFVAVMTCGDADENCPFIPGCDLRIGTTYFDPKSYDNSILQDEKYTERSNQIAMECLYVFSLVKN; encoded by the coding sequence ATGAAACAACAAATTAAAGAGCGTTGCGAAATCATCAGCAAAAATTTTAAAGAAATTAATCCTGAAAGAAAAGTTTTATTGGAAAAATTAGCCAATCATATTCAGGAGAAATTCAATTCAGGAAAAGAAATCAATCTGGTGTATGTTTGCACGCATAATTCCCGCCGAAGTCATTTGGGGCAGATTTGGGCAAAAGTGGCTGCCGATTTTTATGGATTTAATATCAATACTTTTTCTGCAGGAACTGAAGCGACGGCTTTCAATCAAAATGCCATCAATGCATTGAGATCTGCAGGTTTTGATGTAAAGAAATTAGAGGAAATAAACAATCCTAAATACGAAGTCATTTTTGGAGAGAATAAATCGAGTCTCTGCTTTTCAAAAACCATTGATGATGGAACTTTGCCCAAAGAAAACTTTGTGGCAGTAATGACTTGCGGAGATGCAGACGAAAATTGTCCGTTTATTCCGGGTTGCGATTTACGAATCGGAACGACTTATTTTGATCCAAAATCTTACGATAATTCTATTCTTCAGGATGAAAAATACACTGAGAGAAGCAATCAAATTGCGATGGAATGTCTGTATGTTTTTTCTTTAGTTAAAAATTAA
- the arsB gene encoding ACR3 family arsenite efflux transporter yields MQPKLKLFDRYLTLWIFLAMTIGVGLGFLFPDISSVNNSLSVGSTNIPLAIGLILMMYPPLAKVDYSLLPIAFRDKKVLSLSLLLNWVLGPVLMFILAIIFLKNEPDHMIGLILIGLARCIAMVIVWNDLAKGNREYAAFLVALNSVFQIFSYSFFVWLFINVLPQKLGFGNFNVYVPMKDVTESVLTYLGIPFLAGFLTRYFLVKLKGLEWYNRKFIPKISPVTLYALLFTLMFALKGDKIVELPMDVLKVAIPLVIYFVLMFFVSFFINKWMNVSYDKNASISFTATGNNFELAIAVAISVFGIHSAQAFVGVIGPLVEVPVLILLVKASLWLKRKFY; encoded by the coding sequence ATGCAGCCTAAACTTAAGCTTTTCGACCGTTATCTTACCCTTTGGATTTTTCTTGCAATGACAATCGGAGTAGGTTTAGGTTTTTTATTTCCAGATATTTCATCTGTTAACAACTCGCTTTCGGTTGGAAGTACCAATATTCCGTTGGCAATCGGTTTAATTTTAATGATGTATCCGCCGCTTGCAAAAGTAGATTATTCTCTGTTGCCAATAGCTTTTAGAGATAAAAAAGTATTATCACTTTCATTGCTTCTCAATTGGGTTTTAGGACCTGTTTTAATGTTTATTCTGGCAATTATTTTTCTAAAAAATGAACCGGATCATATGATTGGCTTAATCTTAATTGGTTTGGCAAGATGCATTGCAATGGTGATCGTCTGGAACGATTTAGCCAAAGGAAACCGGGAATACGCTGCATTTTTGGTTGCTTTAAACAGTGTATTTCAAATTTTCTCTTACAGCTTTTTTGTTTGGTTGTTCATCAACGTTTTACCACAAAAATTAGGATTTGGAAATTTCAATGTTTATGTACCGATGAAAGATGTAACAGAAAGTGTTTTAACTTATCTTGGGATTCCTTTTTTAGCAGGATTTTTAACGCGTTATTTTTTAGTAAAATTAAAAGGTTTAGAATGGTACAACCGGAAATTTATACCAAAGATTTCTCCGGTTACTTTGTATGCTCTGTTATTCACCTTGATGTTTGCTTTAAAAGGTGATAAAATTGTAGAGCTTCCGATGGATGTTTTGAAAGTAGCAATTCCTCTTGTTATCTATTTTGTACTGATGTTTTTCGTGAGTTTTTTCATTAATAAATGGATGAATGTTTCTTATGATAAAAATGCTTCAATATCATTTACGGCTACAGGAAATAATTTTGAATTGGCGATTGCGGTTGCTATTTCTGTCTTCGGAATTCATTCTGCACAAGCTTTCGTTGGCGTTATAGGTCCTTTGGTAGAAGTTCCGGTGTTGATTTTATTGGTAAAAGCCAGTTTATGGTTAAAGCGAAAATTTTATTAA
- the glyA gene encoding serine hydroxymethyltransferase: MDIIFDLIEKERERQSHGLELIASENFVSENVMKAMGSVLTNKYAEGYPGKRYYGGCEVVDEVETLAIDRAKQLFGVDYVNVQPHSGSQANAAIYLAVLKPGDKIMGMDLSMGGHLTHGSAVNFSGIQYDVVSYGVQQETGLIDYDQMREVALRERPKMLIAGFSAYSRDLDYAKFREVADEIGATLWADIAHPAGLVAKGLLNSPFEHCHVVTTTTHKTLRGPRGGMIMMGKDFENTYGHKTPKGEIKMMSQVLDGAVFPGIQGGPLEHVIAGKAIAFGEAIDDQFLTYAKQVKSNAQALSKAMVDLGFDIVSGGTDNHLMLVDLRNKGVNGKETEKALVKADITCNKNMVPFDDKSPFTTSGIRLGTAAITTRGLKENDMNTIAELISEVVDNIKNEEVIAGTRKKVNQLMEGKALFNY, from the coding sequence ATGGACATTATTTTTGACCTTATCGAAAAAGAAAGAGAAAGACAATCCCACGGATTAGAGCTTATTGCTTCAGAAAACTTTGTTTCTGAAAATGTAATGAAAGCAATGGGAAGTGTATTGACGAATAAATATGCAGAAGGATATCCGGGAAAAAGATATTACGGAGGTTGTGAAGTAGTAGATGAGGTTGAAACATTGGCAATCGACAGAGCAAAGCAGCTTTTCGGTGTTGATTATGTAAACGTTCAGCCGCATTCTGGTTCTCAGGCAAATGCAGCAATTTATTTGGCAGTTTTGAAACCTGGAGATAAAATTATGGGGATGGATCTTTCTATGGGAGGTCACCTTACTCACGGTTCTGCAGTCAACTTTTCAGGAATTCAATATGATGTAGTTTCTTACGGAGTTCAACAAGAAACCGGTTTGATTGACTATGATCAAATGAGAGAAGTGGCGTTGAGAGAAAGACCAAAAATGTTAATTGCTGGTTTCTCGGCGTATTCAAGAGATTTAGATTATGCAAAATTCAGAGAAGTTGCAGACGAAATTGGTGCTACACTTTGGGCAGATATTGCGCATCCTGCAGGTTTGGTCGCAAAAGGATTATTAAATTCTCCATTCGAGCACTGTCATGTTGTAACAACAACAACCCACAAGACTTTAAGAGGTCCAAGAGGAGGAATGATCATGATGGGTAAAGATTTTGAAAATACTTACGGACACAAAACTCCAAAAGGTGAAATCAAAATGATGAGCCAAGTTCTTGACGGAGCTGTTTTTCCTGGAATTCAAGGTGGACCATTGGAGCATGTAATCGCTGGTAAAGCAATTGCTTTCGGAGAAGCTATTGATGACCAATTCTTGACGTACGCAAAACAAGTTAAATCTAATGCTCAAGCTTTATCAAAAGCGATGGTAGATTTAGGTTTTGATATTGTAAGTGGCGGAACAGATAATCACTTGATGTTGGTTGACCTTAGAAATAAAGGCGTAAACGGAAAAGAAACTGAAAAAGCTTTAGTAAAAGCAGATATTACTTGTAATAAAAACATGGTTCCGTTTGATGATAAATCTCCGTTCACTACTTCTGGTATCAGATTAGGAACTGCGGCTATCACGACAAGAGGTCTTAAAGAAAATGATATGAATACTATTGCAGAATTAATTTCTGAAGTAGTGGACAATATTAAAAATGAAGAAGTAATTGCAGGTACTAGAAAGAAAGTAAACCAATTAATGGAAGGTAAGGCTTTATTTAATTATTAA
- a CDS encoding regulatory protein RecX, with protein MQPEKKLFTFEEIKQKLANYCVYQDRCHAEVEQKMREFVLIPEAKDEILLYLMKENYLNEERFTRSYIRGKFYIKSWGKTKIKMHLKQKGITEKLISTCFDEIDENDYLNIINKIYENYESKLKGLQNYQKKSKTIKYLLGRGFEYDSILQVIEN; from the coding sequence ATGCAACCCGAAAAAAAACTTTTCACCTTTGAAGAAATAAAACAGAAACTGGCCAATTATTGTGTGTATCAGGATCGTTGTCATGCTGAGGTTGAGCAAAAAATGCGGGAGTTTGTTTTGATCCCCGAAGCTAAAGATGAAATTCTTTTGTATTTAATGAAAGAAAATTATCTGAACGAAGAAAGATTTACAAGAAGTTATATTCGTGGAAAATTTTATATAAAAAGCTGGGGGAAAACTAAAATTAAAATGCATTTAAAGCAAAAAGGTATTACTGAAAAACTAATCTCTACCTGTTTCGATGAAATTGACGAAAATGATTATTTAAACATAATAAATAAGATATACGAAAATTACGAGAGTAAATTGAAAGGATTGCAGAATTATCAAAAAAAATCAAAAACTATTAAATATCTTCTAGGTAGAGGCTTTGAATATGACTCTATTTTACAAGTAATTGAAAATTAA